In Thermobaculum terrenum ATCC BAA-798, one genomic interval encodes:
- a CDS encoding helix-turn-helix domain-containing protein — protein MALTRRQRQVLSLVAQGLTDKEIAKRLGISTHTVYNHMSSIRRTLGGGTRVELVQAAGEALPVAEIRVEGITPIALVRQQPDGEETIVALGVVLPSGRVVIEWEEHPKGLSIYDSLQAMLEVHGRREHTRVAIGSS, from the coding sequence ATGGCCCTCACACGCAGACAGAGACAAGTGCTGAGCCTGGTGGCCCAGGGGCTGACGGACAAAGAGATCGCCAAGCGCTTAGGGATAAGTACCCATACCGTCTACAACCACATGAGCTCCATCCGCAGAACCCTAGGTGGAGGCACCAGGGTGGAGCTGGTCCAGGCCGCGGGCGAGGCTCTGCCAGTGGCTGAGATCAGGGTGGAAGGGATTACGCCCATCGCGCTAGTGCGCCAGCAACCAGACGGAGAGGAGACCATAGTGGCTTTGGGGGTAGTGCTGCCCTCCGGCAGGGTGGTCATCGAGTGGGAGGAGCATCCCAAGGGGCTGAGCATCTACGACTCTCTCCAGGCCATGCTAGAGGTACACGGCAGGCGTGAGCATACCAGGGTGGCCATCGGATCTAGTTAG
- a CDS encoding SH3 domain-containing protein: MNLDRRQQPYHTVHSDRGCAPGKCWWVWWLCLSILLVACSIGRGEQASRDRPQRAATASAGLIEASALATQTPAPSGKYYPVVDVLKGDALRVRVDGRVEVVHLIGVQAPSPDQCYGDKAQEALRSAAGEEVKLETDSSLGVRDSLGEMMAYVWNSRGEMVNVWMLSHGYARVKDEGSSMLTFGQELQAAMDGARENRVGIWDKGACPTPGARLPYDYSGENVQSRPVPATMMYVDGTSGGYVGANLRLEPTTRSKLLMLIPNGEAVSVLSNKIPGPDGDRWYKVRYGNLKGWIRSDLLVRDVPGGPPSRRMLVDASPQGYAGANLRAKPSMQAPVITLIPNRKLVLASPRTVLGIDGYYWYGVRYGRFTGWVRSDLLLPPPN; the protein is encoded by the coding sequence ATGAACTTAGATCGACGCCAACAACCGTATCACACTGTTCACAGTGATCGTGGATGCGCCCCCGGCAAGTGCTGGTGGGTGTGGTGGCTGTGCCTCTCGATCCTACTGGTGGCCTGCTCCATAGGCCGTGGGGAGCAGGCTTCAAGGGATCGACCTCAGAGGGCTGCCACAGCGAGTGCTGGCCTGATCGAGGCCTCTGCGCTTGCCACGCAGACGCCAGCACCCAGCGGGAAGTACTATCCAGTGGTCGATGTGCTGAAGGGAGATGCCCTCCGTGTGCGGGTTGATGGCCGGGTGGAAGTGGTGCATCTGATAGGGGTGCAGGCGCCATCTCCCGACCAGTGCTATGGCGACAAGGCGCAGGAGGCCCTCCGGAGCGCAGCAGGCGAGGAGGTCAAGCTTGAGACCGACTCGTCCCTGGGAGTGCGCGACAGCTTAGGAGAGATGATGGCCTACGTGTGGAACTCTAGGGGGGAGATGGTGAACGTGTGGATGCTCAGCCATGGCTACGCGCGTGTCAAGGATGAGGGCAGCAGCATGCTGACCTTTGGTCAGGAGCTGCAAGCCGCCATGGATGGGGCGCGCGAGAACAGGGTGGGTATATGGGACAAAGGAGCCTGTCCCACTCCAGGAGCACGCCTGCCGTACGACTACTCTGGAGAGAACGTGCAGAGCAGGCCCGTGCCAGCGACTATGATGTACGTGGACGGGACCTCTGGGGGCTACGTGGGAGCGAACCTCAGGCTGGAGCCTACGACCAGGTCCAAGCTGCTGATGCTGATCCCCAACGGTGAGGCGGTCTCGGTACTCAGCAACAAGATCCCTGGCCCCGATGGCGATAGGTGGTACAAGGTGCGCTACGGCAATCTGAAGGGCTGGATAAGGAGCGACCTGTTGGTGCGGGACGTCCCAGGAGGGCCCCCCTCCAGGCGGATGCTGGTGGATGCCTCTCCGCAGGGGTACGCTGGGGCCAATCTGCGGGCGAAGCCCTCGATGCAGGCGCCGGTGATCACCCTGATACCGAACAGGAAGCTCGTGTTGGCCTCGCCGAGAACGGTGCTGGGCATAGACGGCTACTACTGGTACGGCGTGCGCTATGGGCGATTTACTGGATGGGTAAGATCCGACCTCCTGCTTCCGCCCCCTAACTAG